A single genomic interval of Camelina sativa cultivar DH55 chromosome 11, Cs, whole genome shotgun sequence harbors:
- the LOC104726073 gene encoding serine/threonine-protein phosphatase PP-X isozyme 2-like, with protein sequence MSDLDQQIEQLKRCEPLKESEVKALCLKAMEILVEESNVQRVDAPVTICGDIHGQFYDMKELFKVGGDCPKTNYLFLGDFVDRGFYSVETFLLLLALKVRYPDRITLIRGNHESRQITQVYGFYDECLRKYGSVNVWRYCTDIFDYLSLSALVENKIFCVHGGLSPAIMTLDQIRAIDRKQEVPHDGAMCDLLWSDPEDIVDGWGLSPRGAGFLFGGSVVTSFNHTNNIDYICRAHQLVMEGYKWMFNSQIVTVWSAPNYCYRCGNVAAILELDENLNKEFRVFDAAPQESRGAPSKKPAPDYFL encoded by the exons ATGTCAGACTTAGACCAGCAGATAGAGCAGCTTAAACGCTGTGAACCTTTGAAGGAATCAGAAGTGAAGGCTCTTTGTCTTAAAGCTATGGAGATTCTCGTTGAAGAGAGCAATGTTCAAAGAGTTGATGCTCCTGTCACt ATATGTGGAGACATTCATGGGCAATTCTATGACATGAAAGAGCTTTTCAAAGTCGGGGGTGATTGCCCTAAGACGAATTATTtgtttcttggagattttgttGACCGAGGTTTTTATTCAGTTGAGACATTTCTACTTCTTCTAGCTCTCAag GTTAGATATCCTGACCGTATAACTCTCATTAGAGGGAACCACGAGAGCCGGCAGATTACGCAG GTATATGGATTTTATGATGAGTGCCTGCGTAAATATGGATCCGTAAATGTCTGGAGATACTGCACAGATATCTTTGACTACTTGAG TCTTTCAGCTCTTGTCGAGAACAAGATATTTTGTGTTCATGGAGGTCTCTCTCCAGCTATTATGACTCTAGACCAG ATCAGGGCTATTGATCGAAAGCAAGAAGTACCACATGATGGTGCCATGTGTGATCTTTTATGGTCTGATCCAGAAGATATTGTAGATGGCTGGGGGTTGAGTCCACGGGGTGCCGGATTCCTTTTTGGTGGGAGTGTTGTCACGTCTTTTAACCACACAAACAACATTGATTATATTTGCCGAGCTCATCAGCTAGTTATGGAAGGTTACAAATGGATGTTCAATAGTCAGATAGTCACTGTTTGGTCTGCCCCAAATTACTGTTATAG ATGCGGTAATGTAGCTGCAATTCTAGAGCTCGATGAGAATCTGAATAAGGAGTTTCGTGTCTTCGATGCAGCCCCACAA GAATCTAGAGGAGCTCCGTCCAAGAAACCTGCACCTGATTATTTCCTGTGA